A portion of the Corynebacterium ammoniagenes DSM 20306 genome contains these proteins:
- the dxr gene encoding 1-deoxy-D-xylulose-5-phosphate reductoisomerase → MKRILILGSTGSIGTQALEVIADNRDKFEVVGIAAGGANPDLVVEQARTFNLSADRVAVANTQAAAKVADALGGAVVSSAAQLVREVEADTVLNALVGSMGLEATLATIEAGEILALANKESLVAGGSIVMDKVKPGQLIPVDSEHSAMAQCLRSGERGELARLVLTASGGPFRGWTREQMWEVTPEQAAAHPTWSMGQMNTLNSATLVNKGLELIEATLLFDIEAELIDVSVHPQSIIHSMATFKDGSTIAQASPPSMKLPISLALNWPYRVPDAQPALDFTQSMQWQFEPVGEAFSAVQLAADVAGKGSLPAVYNAVNEEAAEAFLEGKIKFPQIVDCITEVLDSASEFAGVPSSVDDVLAVEAEARQRAQKILSAWSSR, encoded by the coding sequence GTGAAACGTATTCTGATTCTTGGCTCAACAGGTTCAATTGGCACCCAGGCGCTCGAGGTGATTGCGGATAATCGCGATAAATTCGAGGTCGTTGGCATCGCCGCAGGTGGAGCAAACCCTGACCTCGTCGTGGAGCAAGCTCGCACATTTAACCTTTCGGCGGACCGTGTGGCAGTAGCTAATACCCAGGCAGCAGCCAAGGTTGCTGATGCTTTGGGTGGGGCAGTGGTCTCGAGCGCTGCTCAGCTGGTTCGAGAGGTCGAGGCAGATACCGTTCTTAACGCGCTGGTCGGGTCGATGGGGTTGGAGGCCACGTTGGCCACCATTGAGGCGGGGGAGATTTTGGCTTTGGCCAATAAGGAGTCACTGGTTGCAGGTGGTTCCATCGTCATGGACAAGGTCAAGCCGGGGCAATTGATTCCAGTGGATTCAGAGCACTCTGCCATGGCGCAGTGTCTTCGCTCCGGGGAGCGAGGGGAGCTGGCACGCTTGGTGCTGACTGCCTCCGGTGGGCCTTTTCGCGGTTGGACCCGGGAGCAGATGTGGGAGGTCACCCCGGAGCAGGCTGCTGCGCACCCGACATGGTCGATGGGGCAGATGAATACTTTGAACTCCGCAACGTTGGTCAATAAAGGCCTCGAGCTCATTGAGGCGACGTTGCTCTTTGACATTGAAGCAGAGCTTATCGATGTCTCCGTACACCCCCAATCCATCATTCACTCGATGGCAACTTTTAAAGATGGATCAACAATTGCTCAGGCGTCTCCTCCTTCGATGAAGTTGCCTATTTCGCTCGCCTTGAACTGGCCATACCGCGTTCCTGATGCGCAGCCGGCGTTGGACTTTACGCAGTCGATGCAGTGGCAATTTGAGCCGGTGGGCGAAGCTTTCTCCGCCGTGCAATTGGCGGCGGACGTGGCGGGTAAAGGCTCTTTGCCGGCGGTGTATAACGCCGTGAATGAAGAAGCTGCCGAGGCGTTTTTAGAGGGGAAGATCAAGTTCCCGCAAATCGTCGATTGCATCACAGAAGTCTTGGATTCAGCTTCTGAGTTTGCTGGTGTACCCTCAAGCGTCGACGATGTGCTTGCGGTGGAAGCTGAAGCGCGTCAGCGGGCGCAGAAGATTTTGTCCGCGTGGTCATCCCGCTAA
- the ispG gene encoding flavodoxin-dependent (E)-4-hydroxy-3-methylbut-2-enyl-diphosphate synthase — protein MSIGLGIPEGPPPTLAERRKTRQLFVGDVGVGSDHPISVQSMTTTKTHDVNSTLQQIAQLATAGCDIVRVACPQTADAEALPAIAKKSPIPVIADIHFQPKYIFAAIDAGCAAVRVNPGNIREFDGRVKEVAKAAGEAGIPIRIGVNGGSLDKRLLEKYGKATPEALVESAIWEASLFEEYGYGDIAISVKHSDPVLMVEAYRQLAEQTDYPLHLGVTEAGPKFMGTIKSSVAFGALLSQGIGDTIRVSLSADPVEEIKVGDQILQSMNLRPRKLEIVSCPSCGRAQVDVYKLAEEVTAGLDGMEFPLRVAVMGCVVNGPGEARDADLGVASGNGKGQIFVKGEVIKTVPETKIVETLIEEAMRIADEQGLEAVEGAKAQVRVTR, from the coding sequence ATGTCTATTGGTCTAGGTATCCCAGAGGGCCCTCCACCAACCTTGGCGGAGCGTCGTAAGACTCGTCAACTTTTCGTTGGCGATGTCGGCGTGGGTTCTGACCATCCGATCTCCGTGCAGTCGATGACCACAACGAAGACGCATGACGTCAACTCAACTCTGCAGCAGATTGCGCAATTGGCAACCGCTGGTTGCGATATTGTGCGCGTGGCGTGTCCTCAGACTGCTGACGCAGAGGCGCTTCCAGCGATTGCGAAGAAGTCTCCTATCCCAGTTATTGCCGATATCCACTTCCAGCCGAAGTACATCTTCGCTGCGATCGATGCCGGCTGCGCTGCGGTTCGCGTTAACCCAGGAAATATTAGGGAATTTGATGGCCGCGTCAAGGAAGTCGCGAAGGCTGCCGGCGAGGCTGGCATTCCGATCCGCATTGGCGTCAATGGCGGCTCCTTGGATAAGCGCCTATTAGAAAAGTACGGCAAGGCCACCCCAGAAGCATTGGTGGAATCCGCCATCTGGGAAGCTAGCTTGTTTGAAGAGTACGGCTACGGCGATATTGCGATCTCCGTCAAGCACTCTGACCCCGTGCTGATGGTGGAAGCCTACCGTCAGCTCGCAGAGCAGACTGATTACCCACTGCACCTGGGCGTGACTGAGGCTGGGCCGAAGTTTATGGGCACCATTAAGTCCTCCGTGGCTTTCGGTGCGCTGCTTTCGCAGGGCATTGGCGACACCATTCGTGTGTCCTTGTCCGCGGACCCAGTTGAGGAAATCAAGGTTGGCGACCAAATTCTGCAGTCGATGAACCTGCGTCCACGCAAGCTGGAAATCGTATCCTGCCCATCCTGTGGTCGCGCACAGGTGGATGTGTACAAGTTGGCTGAAGAAGTCACCGCTGGTCTGGACGGCATGGAATTCCCACTGCGCGTGGCTGTTATGGGCTGCGTGGTCAACGGTCCTGGCGAGGCTCGTGACGCCGATTTGGGCGTTGCATCCGGTAACGGTAAAGGCCAGATCTTCGTCAAGGGTGAAGTCATCAAGACGGTTCCTGAGACCAAGATTGTTGAAACCCTCATTGAAGAAGCAATGCGCATCGCTGATGAGCAGGGCCTGGAAGCTGTCGAGGGTGCGAAGGCACAGGTTCGAGTAACTCGCTAA
- the mtr gene encoding mycothione reductase gives MTHYDLIIIGAGSGNSIPTPEHDDISIAIIEKDKFGGTCMNVGCIPTKMYVYAADVAHQTEHSQKLGITGEVTNVDWDSIVDRVFTNRIDKIAEGGEAYRRGDETPNITVYDQRAEFIGPKTIKTGDDVITGDQIIIATGSRPQIPEAIAESGATYHTNETIMRLPEQPKSLVIVGGGFIAMEFAHVFAGLGTDVTIVNRSETLLRWLDTDLSSRFNKQARERFNVITHVNVNDLENTSTGVKVSLDNGAALDADAILVATGRIPNGDQMNLDAAGIDMHNDGRIKVDDYGRTTAEGIWALGDVSSPYMLKHVANAETKAVRHNMLNPDDMVPMPHDHVPSAIFTHPQIATVGLTEEQARGMDLDITVKVQNYGDVAYGWAMEDNDGICKLIADKNTGKLLGAHYYGPQASTLIQQMITVMAFDMDVRDFAQKQYWIHPALPEVTENALLGLEFN, from the coding sequence ATGACGCATTACGACTTGATTATTATCGGCGCCGGCTCGGGCAACTCCATTCCCACCCCAGAGCACGATGATATATCGATCGCGATTATTGAAAAAGATAAATTCGGCGGCACCTGCATGAATGTTGGCTGCATCCCCACCAAAATGTACGTCTACGCCGCCGATGTCGCACACCAGACCGAGCACTCCCAAAAGCTCGGTATTACTGGTGAAGTCACCAACGTGGACTGGGACTCCATCGTTGATCGCGTCTTTACCAACCGCATCGATAAGATCGCTGAAGGCGGCGAGGCCTACCGCCGTGGCGATGAAACCCCCAACATCACGGTCTACGATCAGCGTGCCGAATTCATTGGCCCCAAAACCATTAAGACCGGCGATGACGTAATCACCGGCGATCAAATCATCATCGCCACTGGCTCACGCCCACAGATCCCGGAAGCTATTGCAGAATCCGGCGCAACTTACCACACCAACGAGACCATCATGCGCCTGCCTGAGCAGCCGAAGAGCCTGGTCATCGTCGGCGGCGGTTTCATTGCCATGGAGTTTGCACACGTCTTCGCCGGACTTGGCACCGACGTCACCATCGTCAACCGCTCCGAGACCCTTTTGCGCTGGCTGGATACCGATCTGTCCTCACGCTTTAACAAGCAGGCTCGTGAGCGCTTCAATGTCATCACGCATGTCAATGTCAACGACTTGGAAAATACCAGCACCGGCGTCAAGGTCTCCCTCGACAATGGCGCAGCCTTAGACGCCGATGCCATTCTCGTCGCCACCGGCCGTATTCCAAACGGTGACCAGATGAATCTCGACGCTGCTGGAATTGACATGCACAACGATGGCCGCATCAAGGTTGATGACTACGGCCGCACCACCGCAGAAGGCATCTGGGCGCTTGGCGATGTCTCCTCGCCCTACATGCTCAAGCACGTGGCCAACGCGGAAACCAAGGCCGTGCGTCACAACATGCTCAACCCTGATGACATGGTGCCGATGCCACACGATCATGTCCCCTCTGCAATCTTTACCCACCCGCAGATTGCAACCGTCGGCCTAACTGAGGAACAAGCCCGAGGCATGGATCTCGACATCACGGTCAAGGTTCAAAACTACGGCGACGTGGCTTATGGCTGGGCGATGGAAGACAACGACGGCATTTGCAAACTGATTGCCGACAAGAACACCGGCAAACTCCTCGGTGCGCACTACTACGGGCCTCAAGCATCCACTTTGATTCAGCAGATGATTACCGTCATGGCCTTCGACATGGATGTTCGCGACTTCGCACAGAAGCAATACTGGATTCACCCAGCCCTGCCTGAGGTCACCGAAAACGCACTCCTGGGGCTGGAGTTTAACTAA
- a CDS encoding alpha/beta hydrolase: MEQQPEWRPDILGEDFQALTLPLDKDPDGDGDIRAVLVRYQPNGESIEDRPALLWVHGMTDYFFQSHVAEYFHQQGYAFYSIDLRKCGRARQDGELWHYVTDLEYYFPDLDAALEVISQHHPSMVPIAHSTAGIIVPMWLNQLSSDKVPALVLDSPWLDLMNFSQFQISLVRPIINVLGQIAPRVAIPGGGLKAFGESIHADYHGEWNYDLHLKPLGGHRKYLGWLRAVLNGQHLVHTDNIDVGVPTLVLTSARSHLNQPYSAATDTADAVLDVQQTQHWAPHLGKDVDVYTILGARHDVFLSLRPAREEAFAVSTKFLTHHVKN, from the coding sequence ATGGAGCAACAACCCGAGTGGCGGCCCGATATCCTGGGCGAAGACTTTCAAGCCCTCACCCTTCCCCTGGACAAAGACCCAGATGGCGACGGCGATATCCGCGCCGTATTAGTTCGATACCAACCAAACGGTGAAAGTATCGAAGACCGCCCTGCCCTGTTGTGGGTCCACGGCATGACTGACTACTTCTTTCAATCCCACGTCGCCGAGTATTTCCACCAGCAAGGCTATGCCTTCTATTCGATCGACTTGCGCAAATGTGGCCGCGCGCGACAAGACGGCGAACTGTGGCATTACGTCACTGACCTCGAATACTATTTCCCCGACCTGGACGCGGCGCTTGAGGTCATCTCACAGCACCACCCGAGCATGGTTCCCATCGCGCACTCCACCGCCGGCATCATTGTTCCCATGTGGCTTAATCAACTATCCAGCGATAAAGTTCCAGCGCTCGTCCTAGACAGCCCGTGGCTCGATTTGATGAACTTCAGCCAATTCCAAATCAGCCTGGTGCGCCCAATAATCAATGTCCTGGGACAAATAGCGCCTCGCGTCGCTATCCCCGGCGGCGGACTCAAAGCCTTTGGCGAATCCATCCATGCCGACTACCACGGCGAATGGAACTACGACCTGCACCTCAAGCCACTCGGGGGTCACCGGAAATATTTGGGCTGGTTACGCGCTGTACTTAATGGTCAGCATTTAGTCCACACCGATAACATCGATGTTGGGGTTCCAACCTTAGTGTTAACATCTGCGCGCTCACATCTAAATCAGCCCTATTCGGCAGCTACTGATACTGCCGATGCAGTATTAGATGTACAACAGACGCAGCATTGGGCACCTCACCTCGGAAAAGATGTTGACGTGTACACTATCTTAGGAGCGCGGCATGACGTATTTCTCTCCCTTCGCCCTGCACGTGAGGAAGCATTCGCGGTGTCCACTAAGTTCCTCACCCACCACGTGAAGAATTAG
- a CDS encoding penicillin-binding transpeptidase domain-containing protein, translating to MKRSVSLLCAVTIAAGTVVACTPKPVSADPTVDSIITAMESGEAFGEYFDQSAEVDDIFTSTYEGLQAESVDVELHDIDQNDSRATANYTITWDLPRERELSYDTSMVLTKANDEWTGRWQPSMVHPQLGANQHLELRSIPAERASVVSSDGVELMRPGLQYRVVADMREVESVRAFAGKVAGAIDEAGGKAPDAEELADEMREVDGNYSVGIFDEKVGKKLQARFTEDPQVRINEEPALVVRDEGFARDLMSRVSNLVSDDVNGVNGWSIDVVNDEGASFTQVVEHAPDPSPAVRVSIDYDVQRAAEEAVNLRADSQTMMIAIRPSTGEILAVAQTEAADRDGDVALSGQYPPGSVFKIITAAAGVDNQGLTSDSIVPCPGTMDIFGRIVTNYNGFSKGNVPLIDAFASSCNTTFADMSTQLEPGQLADEAKQFGLGIDYEIPGLTTMTGEVPHGDTPLERTEAGYGQGHDLASPFGMALVSATVANGSTPVPTLVSTEETKVSEKVAPPSEHVINQVRAMMRQTVTSGTAAGMQAQGEIFGKTGEAEINNGSHAWFTGYRSDDDIAFATLVVLGGGSETSVSITDSFFQNLDQNRAEPQRE from the coding sequence ATGAAACGGTCGGTATCGCTGCTGTGTGCAGTAACAATAGCTGCAGGCACGGTGGTGGCGTGTACCCCCAAGCCGGTTTCAGCCGACCCCACCGTAGATTCCATCATTACTGCGATGGAATCCGGTGAAGCCTTCGGTGAATACTTTGATCAATCCGCCGAAGTCGATGACATTTTTACCTCCACCTACGAAGGTTTGCAGGCGGAAAGCGTCGATGTGGAACTCCACGATATCGACCAAAATGATTCCCGAGCGACCGCCAATTACACCATCACGTGGGATTTGCCGCGTGAGCGAGAATTGTCCTATGACACCTCGATGGTGCTTACCAAAGCCAACGATGAATGGACGGGGCGATGGCAGCCCAGCATGGTGCACCCACAGCTGGGAGCCAATCAACATTTGGAGTTGCGCTCCATTCCTGCCGAGCGCGCTAGCGTGGTTAGCTCAGACGGCGTGGAACTAATGCGCCCTGGGCTGCAGTACCGCGTGGTCGCGGATATGCGTGAAGTTGAAAGCGTGCGCGCCTTTGCAGGCAAAGTAGCTGGCGCTATCGACGAAGCCGGCGGGAAGGCTCCCGACGCAGAAGAGCTTGCCGATGAAATGCGCGAGGTCGACGGCAATTATTCCGTGGGCATTTTTGATGAAAAGGTGGGCAAGAAACTCCAAGCCCGTTTCACCGAGGACCCGCAGGTGCGCATCAATGAAGAACCTGCGTTAGTCGTGCGCGATGAAGGCTTTGCCCGGGATTTGATGTCACGGGTGTCCAACTTGGTCTCTGATGATGTCAATGGCGTCAACGGCTGGTCTATCGATGTCGTCAATGATGAGGGCGCGTCGTTTACTCAAGTAGTAGAGCACGCGCCGGATCCATCGCCAGCTGTGCGCGTGAGCATTGACTATGACGTGCAACGTGCCGCTGAGGAAGCCGTCAACCTTCGGGCAGATTCGCAGACGATGATGATCGCGATTCGTCCGTCCACGGGAGAGATTTTGGCGGTTGCGCAAACGGAAGCCGCAGACCGCGACGGTGATGTGGCGTTAAGCGGGCAGTACCCACCTGGCTCGGTCTTTAAGATTATTACCGCGGCCGCCGGAGTGGACAACCAAGGTCTGACCAGCGATTCGATCGTGCCTTGTCCGGGAACGATGGATATCTTTGGCCGTATCGTGACCAACTACAACGGCTTTTCCAAAGGCAATGTGCCGCTTATCGATGCCTTCGCGAGCTCCTGCAACACCACGTTTGCCGATATGTCCACGCAGTTAGAACCTGGGCAGCTTGCCGATGAGGCCAAGCAGTTCGGCCTGGGCATCGACTATGAGATTCCCGGACTCACGACTATGACCGGTGAAGTGCCCCATGGTGATACTCCACTGGAGCGCACCGAAGCCGGCTATGGCCAGGGGCATGACCTCGCGTCTCCGTTCGGCATGGCTTTAGTGTCTGCAACGGTTGCCAATGGCTCTACTCCGGTGCCGACCTTGGTCTCGACCGAGGAGACCAAAGTGTCCGAGAAAGTTGCCCCGCCGAGTGAGCACGTCATAAACCAAGTACGTGCGATGATGCGCCAGACCGTAACATCAGGTACTGCAGCAGGCATGCAAGCGCAAGGCGAGATCTTTGGCAAGACCGGTGAAGCTGAGATTAATAACGGATCACACGCTTGGTTCACCGGCTATCGCTCTGATGACGATATTGCTTTTGCAACGCTGGTTGTTCTGGGTGGTGGTTCGGAAACCTCGGTATCAATTACTGATTCTTTCTTCCAGAACCTGGATCAGAACCGAGCTGAACCCCAACGCGAATAA
- a CDS encoding DUF2631 domain-containing protein — protein MSSHNKAPEVYDGVSTSDVPSAGFGWSRTPRTGTQIAGWVTVLTLLGFNFGNHQGHVETIWLFAFAILIAIGLLIHAFQPKLSQVRTLTGHNKPEGHVEPDWTYEQKTLGGDYATLSDAELRAMNIEPSRVEHLRVKPFSTASLEN, from the coding sequence GTGTCTTCTCACAACAAGGCGCCAGAGGTATACGACGGCGTGTCCACCAGTGACGTTCCTTCTGCTGGCTTCGGATGGTCCCGCACCCCACGCACCGGCACCCAGATCGCCGGTTGGGTCACGGTATTGACCTTGCTAGGTTTCAACTTCGGTAACCACCAGGGCCACGTTGAGACCATTTGGCTATTCGCCTTCGCCATCCTGATTGCTATCGGTTTGCTGATTCACGCTTTCCAGCCAAAGCTTTCTCAGGTGCGCACCTTGACCGGCCACAACAAGCCTGAAGGCCACGTAGAGCCAGACTGGACCTACGAGCAGAAGACCTTGGGCGGCGATTACGCAACGCTTTCCGATGCCGAGCTGCGTGCCATGAATATCGAGCCTTCCCGCGTTGAGCACCTGCGCGTGAAGCCATTCTCCACAGCTTCACTGGAAAACTAA
- the map gene encoding type I methionyl aminopeptidase yields the protein MTTREKLKPGKPTPVRKVPDHIERPEYVWKDTVQEAMGEPFVQTPETIEAMREASKIAANALKEAGAAVAPGVTTDEVDRVAHEYMCDHGAYPSTLGYLGFTKSSCVSLNEIVCHGIPDTTVIQDGDIVNIDVTAYKNGVHGDTNATFLAGNVSEEHRLLVERTKESMMRGIKVAKPGREINVIGRVIESYANRFGYNVVRDFTGHGVGPTFHNGLVVLHYDSTAYRNVLEPGMTLTIEPMLNLGSLEYDIWSDDWTVQNRDGKFTAQFEHTIVITEDGNEILTLPD from the coding sequence ATGACTACTCGTGAAAAGTTGAAGCCTGGCAAGCCCACCCCGGTCCGCAAGGTCCCAGATCATATTGAGCGTCCAGAATATGTTTGGAAAGATACCGTTCAAGAGGCCATGGGGGAGCCGTTTGTTCAGACCCCAGAGACCATTGAGGCGATGCGCGAGGCATCCAAGATTGCTGCTAATGCGCTCAAAGAAGCCGGCGCTGCAGTTGCTCCTGGCGTTACCACCGATGAAGTTGACCGCGTAGCTCATGAGTATATGTGTGATCACGGCGCTTATCCGTCGACGCTCGGCTACCTTGGGTTTACCAAGTCCAGCTGTGTATCGCTCAATGAGATCGTGTGCCACGGCATTCCGGATACCACCGTGATTCAAGACGGAGATATCGTGAATATCGACGTCACGGCTTATAAAAATGGCGTGCACGGCGATACCAACGCCACCTTCTTAGCGGGCAATGTCTCTGAAGAACACCGCTTGCTCGTGGAGCGCACCAAAGAATCCATGATGCGCGGTATTAAAGTAGCCAAGCCAGGACGTGAGATTAACGTTATCGGCCGTGTTATCGAGTCTTATGCGAACCGCTTTGGCTACAACGTCGTCCGCGACTTTACCGGTCACGGTGTCGGCCCCACCTTCCACAATGGTTTGGTGGTTCTGCACTATGATTCCACCGCGTACCGGAATGTTTTAGAGCCAGGCATGACGTTGACTATTGAGCCCATGTTGAACCTCGGCTCTTTGGAATACGATATCTGGTCCGATGATTGGACTGTCCAAAACCGTGACGGAAAATTCACCGCGCAATTTGAGCACACCATCGTTATTACCGAAGACGGCAATGAAATTTTGACGCTGCCGGATTAA
- a CDS encoding M50 family metallopeptidase, protein MANLLGIVLFALGICLTVALHEAGHMFTARAFGMRVRRFFIGFGPTLWSVRKNKTEYGVAALPLGGFCDIAGMSSQDEFITEEERPYLMYKKPWWQRVIVLSGGVAVNLILGFLILFVVAQTSGLANPNADVRPVVDEVTCSADQLDNGELAECSGTGPGGEAGIEPGDRILNFNGEPVETFQQLREEVLVRPGETVDIEVERGNSVLEFPVTLDTVERLVDGEMVEAGSIGLVQRPLDIIEKHSFVGAIPATWNYSMYMLNATVHGIAEFPSKIPGVVASIFGAERDVEGPMSVVGASRVGGELVEANLWAAFFTMLASLNYFLALFNLIPLPPFDGGHIAVVLYEKIRDFFRKIRGKSPAGPADYTKLMPITYVIAAALMSVAAVIIVADFVNPIKLLG, encoded by the coding sequence ATGGCGAATCTCTTGGGCATCGTGCTCTTTGCCCTCGGCATCTGTCTCACAGTCGCACTGCACGAGGCGGGCCATATGTTTACCGCGCGTGCTTTTGGCATGCGTGTGCGCCGGTTTTTCATTGGCTTCGGACCCACCTTGTGGAGTGTTCGCAAAAACAAAACCGAGTACGGTGTCGCGGCTCTGCCCCTAGGTGGCTTTTGCGATATCGCCGGCATGAGCTCCCAGGATGAGTTCATCACGGAAGAAGAACGCCCGTACTTGATGTACAAAAAGCCATGGTGGCAGCGCGTCATCGTGCTCTCCGGTGGCGTGGCAGTCAACCTGATTCTGGGGTTTTTAATCCTCTTTGTCGTCGCACAAACCTCTGGTTTAGCTAATCCCAACGCGGATGTTCGTCCAGTCGTGGACGAAGTTACGTGCTCCGCAGACCAGTTAGACAATGGTGAATTGGCCGAGTGCTCCGGTACCGGACCAGGTGGCGAGGCCGGCATTGAGCCAGGGGATAGGATTCTCAACTTCAATGGTGAACCCGTCGAAACCTTCCAACAACTCCGTGAGGAAGTGCTGGTTCGCCCGGGCGAGACCGTGGATATTGAAGTCGAACGTGGCAATAGTGTGCTGGAATTTCCAGTAACCCTGGATACCGTTGAGCGCCTTGTAGACGGTGAGATGGTTGAGGCTGGATCTATTGGTTTGGTGCAGCGGCCACTAGATATCATCGAAAAGCATAGCTTTGTCGGCGCTATCCCTGCGACCTGGAATTATTCCATGTACATGCTCAATGCGACCGTGCATGGAATTGCTGAATTTCCCTCGAAGATTCCAGGAGTTGTTGCTTCCATCTTCGGCGCAGAGCGTGACGTAGAAGGGCCGATGTCTGTCGTTGGCGCATCGCGAGTCGGCGGCGAGCTTGTGGAAGCGAACCTGTGGGCGGCCTTTTTCACGATGCTGGCTTCGCTGAACTATTTCTTGGCGTTGTTTAATCTCATACCGCTGCCGCCGTTTGACGGAGGTCATATCGCAGTGGTGCTGTATGAGAAGATTCGTGATTTCTTCCGGAAAATCCGTGGAAAATCACCAGCTGGTCCCGCAGACTATACGAAACTCATGCCAATAACCTATGTAATTGCTGCGGCTTTGATGTCTGTGGCTGCGGTGATTATCGTGGCAGACTTCGTCAATCCCATTAAATTGCTCGGCTAG
- a CDS encoding SGNH/GDSL hydrolase family protein, whose product MHPVKKILGAVVATFASLTLTATHANAAPASNVVMFGDSFFANPTYAQVGGVQAMPGSSEIFYQGQPGAPSPQGCPQGQSNIGNELKTLGHNVVNMACSSAKAGGESQRSNMYSQVGHAIDTNALNASTGNVLIQFGANDAPSLMMDNPVTGASSDLILGEDYARGMRDNINRIRQAAPNAKITVVSYPAVSAPNGALCPVRTDINNSGPGFNLDYLATVHNAEKFINSNMYQAARDNGVDFYDLNGATKYNNMCAKNSDRYIAGAIETGVPHNLSIHITHKGNSEIARLLDSSAM is encoded by the coding sequence ATGCACCCAGTTAAAAAGATACTTGGCGCTGTTGTTGCCACGTTCGCTTCCCTGACCTTGACCGCGACGCATGCCAATGCTGCACCAGCGAGCAATGTCGTCATGTTCGGCGATTCTTTCTTTGCCAACCCCACCTACGCCCAGGTAGGCGGCGTGCAGGCGATGCCCGGATCCAGCGAAATCTTCTACCAAGGACAACCAGGCGCCCCCTCACCGCAGGGATGTCCCCAGGGACAGTCAAATATTGGCAATGAGCTTAAAACCCTTGGGCACAACGTCGTGAATATGGCGTGCTCTTCAGCAAAAGCCGGTGGCGAGTCCCAACGAAGCAATATGTACTCCCAAGTTGGACATGCGATCGATACCAATGCACTCAATGCCAGCACCGGAAATGTTCTGATTCAATTCGGCGCCAATGACGCACCTAGTTTGATGATGGATAATCCCGTCACGGGCGCCAGCAGCGACCTGATACTGGGCGAAGACTATGCCCGCGGGATGCGCGATAACATCAACCGCATTAGGCAGGCGGCCCCGAATGCGAAGATTACCGTGGTCTCCTATCCGGCAGTCTCGGCCCCGAATGGAGCACTATGCCCAGTGCGAACGGATATCAATAACAGCGGGCCGGGCTTTAATCTCGACTACCTGGCTACGGTTCATAACGCCGAGAAGTTTATCAACAGCAACATGTACCAAGCAGCGCGCGACAACGGCGTCGATTTCTACGACCTCAATGGTGCTACCAAATACAACAATATGTGTGCGAAAAACTCCGATCGTTACATTGCGGGCGCCATCGAAACAGGAGTACCCCACAACCTCAGCATTCACATCACCCACAAGGGCAACAGCGAGATTGCACGGCTGCTCGACAGCTCTGCAATGTAG